One window of Fundidesulfovibrio putealis DSM 16056 genomic DNA carries:
- a CDS encoding agmatine deiminase family protein: MTMFATTPDAYRLPAEWEPHAATWIAWPKNPADWPGKFHPIGWVFGEIVRKLAPYEKVRILVDDAAWEAKARRALAKVGVEDHRVRFYHIPTDRGWTRDMLPAFTVRKESPRAQAVRFGFNGWAKYPNHTLDMHVSGKVAEALKIPAVEATHAGRQVVLEGGGIDCNGKGVMLTTEECFLDPVTQVRNPGMNAKDYEQVFRELLGIEQVIWLNKGIAGDDTHGHVDDLCRFVNASTVVLCRENDPADENYRILEENRERLQGLKLISGGTLEVIDLPMPEPLYFDGVRVPASYANFYIANGTVLMPTFNDARDRVALGILSECFPDRAVVGIHAVDLVWGFGTLHCLTHEQPATSS; this comes from the coding sequence ATGACCATGTTTGCGACCACGCCTGACGCTTATCGCCTTCCCGCCGAGTGGGAACCCCACGCCGCCACCTGGATCGCCTGGCCCAAGAATCCCGCTGACTGGCCCGGCAAGTTCCACCCCATCGGCTGGGTGTTCGGCGAGATCGTGCGCAAGCTGGCCCCCTACGAGAAGGTCCGCATCCTGGTGGACGACGCCGCGTGGGAGGCCAAGGCCCGGCGCGCGCTCGCCAAGGTCGGCGTGGAAGACCACCGCGTGCGCTTCTACCACATTCCCACCGACCGGGGCTGGACGCGCGACATGCTCCCGGCATTCACCGTGCGCAAAGAGTCTCCCCGCGCCCAGGCCGTGCGCTTCGGGTTCAACGGCTGGGCCAAATACCCCAACCACACCCTGGACATGCACGTCTCCGGGAAAGTGGCCGAGGCCCTGAAGATTCCCGCCGTGGAGGCCACGCACGCGGGTCGGCAGGTGGTGCTGGAAGGCGGCGGCATCGACTGCAACGGCAAAGGCGTGATGCTCACCACCGAGGAGTGCTTCCTGGACCCCGTGACCCAGGTGCGAAACCCCGGCATGAACGCCAAGGATTACGAGCAGGTGTTCCGGGAGCTGCTTGGCATCGAGCAGGTGATCTGGCTGAACAAGGGCATCGCGGGCGACGACACCCACGGCCACGTGGACGACCTATGCCGCTTCGTGAACGCAAGCACGGTGGTGCTCTGCCGCGAGAACGACCCAGCAGACGAGAACTACCGGATATTGGAAGAGAACCGCGAACGCTTGCAGGGGCTGAAGCTTATAAGCGGCGGCACGCTGGAAGTGATCGACCTGCCCATGCCCGAGCCGCTGTACTTCGACGGCGTGCGGGTCCCGGCCAGCTACGCCAACTTCTACATCGCCAACGGCACCGTGCTGATGCCGACGTTCAACGATGCGCGCGACCGCGTCGCGCTCGGCATCTTGTCGGAATGTTTCCCGGACCGCGCCGTGGTGGGTATCCATGCCGTCGACCTGGTGTGGGGATTCGGCACGCTGCACTGCCTGACGCACGAGCAGCCCGCGACGAGTTCATAG
- the cysQ gene encoding 3'(2'),5'-bisphosphate nucleotidase CysQ, producing MPDLTPLDYDAVCSVARLAGQAIMQIYSTDFAVELKEDDSPITRADRASNEIITQSLQVLHPDIPLMSEEAARPPYDERKNWKRFWLVDPMDGTKEFVKRNGEFAVCVGLVEDRLPVFGVVYVPVKDILYAGGPGMGSFKVQSGERQAIHVVKPGPGEKVIVVGSKSHPDERLQEYLERYPAREERAVGSALKFGLVAEGAAHLYPRYNRTWEWDTAAGHAIILGAGGSFTAMGGGEFLYNKESLENGGFEAKGWRE from the coding sequence ATGCCGGATCTCACGCCTCTTGATTACGACGCCGTCTGTTCAGTCGCACGCCTGGCCGGGCAGGCCATCATGCAGATCTACTCCACTGATTTCGCGGTGGAACTCAAGGAGGACGACTCGCCCATAACCAGGGCGGACCGGGCCTCCAACGAGATCATCACCCAGTCGCTCCAGGTGCTGCATCCGGACATCCCCCTGATGTCCGAGGAGGCCGCGCGCCCGCCCTACGACGAGCGCAAGAACTGGAAGCGCTTCTGGCTGGTGGACCCCATGGACGGCACCAAGGAGTTCGTGAAGCGAAACGGCGAGTTCGCCGTGTGCGTGGGGCTGGTGGAGGACCGCTTGCCCGTGTTCGGCGTGGTCTACGTGCCGGTGAAGGATATTCTGTACGCGGGCGGGCCGGGCATGGGCAGCTTCAAGGTGCAGTCCGGCGAGCGCCAGGCCATCCATGTGGTCAAGCCGGGACCCGGCGAGAAGGTGATCGTGGTGGGGAGCAAGTCGCATCCGGACGAGCGCTTGCAGGAGTATCTGGAGCGCTACCCCGCACGGGAGGAAAGAGCTGTTGGGTCGGCGCTGAAGTTCGGGCTGGTGGCCGAGGGCGCGGCGCACCTCTACCCGCGCTACAATCGCACCTGGGAGTGGGACACCGCCGCTGGGCACGCGATCATACTAGGCGCGGGTGGCAGCTTCACGGCCATGGGGGGCGGGGAGTTCCTGTATAACAAAGAGAGCCTGGAGAACGGCGGGTTCGAGGCCAAAGGGTGGCGGGAGTAG
- a CDS encoding ATP-binding cassette domain-containing protein, with amino-acid sequence MSVEIILENVRVSRGGRPILDGVSWHLPPGGRVALVGGNGAGKSSLLRLARGEIWPDQLPGGGFAGERLYVVDGHASPSPIEARARMGLAGADLRDLYRRRGWNVSGWLVVVSGLTDSPLPSGELGQDKRLAALESLETLGIGDLAYTPFLELSQGQAQAVLLARAMIRKPEWLFLDEASDGLDAVSRRLLHRVLTRLAGSGVGLAAATHHPESLPDLDFKALMLENGREVFRGSLKDTAKRLSSRNRTARAQPSPASDAAVPSLIGGEPLLSLHAASVTLGGSEVLAPLDWSLVPGQHWVVAGRNGAGKSSFLKLLAADLHPASGSVTRFGLPEPFSIWELRARLGVVSWEAQAEYPPETSVRDVLVSGFFGSFGLYDQPSPEMLARAASWLDRLELTPLADRAMGTLSQGQARRAMIARALAFDPPVLLLDEPLGGLDPAARAEMLTLLDELAAQGKQLVIVTHNPSEIPSCATHALVLENGRVLACGPVDEALAAYAP; translated from the coding sequence ATGAGCGTTGAAATCATACTGGAAAACGTACGGGTCAGCCGGGGCGGGCGTCCGATTCTGGACGGCGTGTCCTGGCATCTTCCGCCAGGGGGCCGCGTGGCCCTGGTGGGTGGCAACGGAGCGGGCAAGTCGAGCCTTCTGCGGCTCGCCAGGGGAGAAATCTGGCCGGACCAGCTGCCGGGCGGCGGCTTCGCAGGAGAGCGCCTGTACGTGGTGGACGGCCACGCGAGCCCGAGCCCCATCGAGGCGCGGGCGCGCATGGGCCTTGCCGGGGCCGACCTGCGAGACCTCTACCGTCGCCGGGGCTGGAACGTGTCCGGTTGGCTGGTGGTGGTCTCGGGCCTGACGGACTCGCCGCTGCCGTCGGGCGAGCTGGGGCAGGACAAGCGGCTGGCCGCGCTGGAATCGCTCGAAACCCTGGGCATCGGGGACTTGGCCTACACGCCCTTCCTGGAACTTTCGCAGGGGCAGGCCCAGGCCGTGCTGCTGGCCCGCGCCATGATCCGAAAGCCCGAGTGGCTCTTCCTGGACGAGGCCTCCGACGGGCTGGACGCGGTCTCGCGCCGCCTGCTGCACCGGGTGCTCACGCGTCTGGCCGGAAGCGGCGTGGGGCTGGCTGCGGCCACGCACCACCCCGAGAGCCTGCCGGACCTGGATTTCAAGGCGCTCATGCTGGAAAACGGCAGGGAGGTGTTTCGCGGTTCTCTGAAAGACACCGCCAAACGGCTCTCCAGCCGGAACCGGACGGCACGCGCACAGCCTTCGCCCGCGTCGGACGCCGCTGTTCCCTCACTGATAGGAGGCGAACCGCTTCTGTCGTTGCACGCGGCCAGCGTCACGCTTGGCGGGAGCGAGGTCCTGGCCCCGCTGGACTGGTCGCTCGTTCCCGGCCAGCACTGGGTGGTGGCCGGACGAAACGGAGCGGGCAAGTCGAGCTTTCTGAAGCTCCTGGCGGCGGACCTGCACCCGGCCTCGGGCAGCGTGACCCGCTTCGGCCTGCCGGAGCCCTTCAGCATCTGGGAGCTGCGCGCCCGCCTGGGCGTGGTCTCCTGGGAGGCCCAGGCCGAGTATCCGCCCGAGACCTCCGTGCGCGACGTGCTGGTGTCCGGCTTCTTCGGCAGCTTCGGCCTCTACGACCAGCCAAGCCCCGAGATGCTCGCCCGCGCAGCCTCCTGGCTGGACCGGCTGGAGCTGACCCCTCTTGCAGACCGCGCCATGGGAACCCTCTCACAGGGGCAGGCGCGCCGGGCCATGATCGCGCGCGCCCTGGCCTTCGATCCGCCCGTGCTGCTGCTGGACGAGCCGCTTGGCGGGCTGGACCCAGCTGCGCGCGCCGAGATGCTCACGCTGCTGGACGAACTGGCCGCGCAGGGCAAACAGCTGGTCATCGTCACGCACAATCCGTCGGAGATTCCGTCCTGCGCCACCCACGCCCTGGTGCTGGAGAACGGTCGCGTTCTGGCTTGCGGTCCCGTGGACGAAGCCCTTGCGGCGTACGCACCCTGA
- a CDS encoding response regulator yields the protein MNALEERRVSTCTILLVDDEAEFIETLGKRLTRRGLGVLLANSGQEALDLIAVSEIDVVVLDVKMPGMDGIEALQKIKALKPDLEVLMLTAHANVEVAMRGMELGAFDYLMKPVELDDLLYKIQDANKKKCLTG from the coding sequence ATGAACGCCTTGGAGGAGAGACGCGTGAGTACCTGTACCATCCTGCTAGTGGACGACGAGGCCGAATTCATCGAGACTCTGGGCAAGCGCCTTACCCGGCGCGGCCTTGGGGTGCTGCTGGCCAATTCCGGCCAGGAGGCCCTGGACCTGATAGCCGTAAGCGAGATCGACGTGGTTGTGCTGGACGTGAAGATGCCCGGCATGGACGGCATCGAGGCGCTCCAGAAGATAAAGGCCCTGAAGCCCGACCTGGAAGTGCTGATGCTCACCGCCCACGCCAACGTGGAGGTGGCCATGCGCGGCATGGAACTGGGGGCCTTCGACTACCTCATGAAACCCGTGGAGCTGGACGACCTGCTGTACAAAATCCAGGATGCCAACAAAAAGAAATGTCTGACCGGCTAG